The sequence CAAGATCTCCAACGTCATCAACCTCGCCCGGGCGGCGAAGCACGACCTCCTCGTCCTCAGCGACAGCGACATGCTTGTCCCGCCGGACTATCTGGACCAGGTCACGGGCGCCCTGGCCGAGCCGGGCGTCGGCCTGGTCACCTGCCTCTATCGCGGCGCCCCCCGGCCCGGCCTGTGGCCCACCCTCGCGGCCATGGCCCTCAGCTACCAATTCCTGCCCAACGCCGCCCTCGGCGCCGGGTTCGGCCTCGCCGAGCCCAGCATGGGCTCGACCCTGGCCCTGACGCGCGAAACCCTGGCCCGAATCGGCGGCTTCGAAGCCTTCAGGGACCACTTGGCCGACGATTTCGAGATCGGCCGCGCCGTGCGCGCCCTGTCCCTGCGAATCGCACGACCGCCCTTGATCCTGGGCCATTCCAGCTATGAGCCGTCGCTGACCGCCCTGATGGGCCACGAGATTCGCTGGGGCCGCACCATCCGGCTCATCGAAGTCGCCGGCTATTTCGGCTCGATCGTCACCTACGCCATCCCCTGGGGCCTCATCGGCGCCACACTCTTACGTTTTTCACCCCTGTCTCTGGCCCTCGGGCTTGCGATCCTGCTATCTCGCCTCATTCTTAAGCGGCGCATCGATGCAGCGACCGGAGCCAGGGCTGGCGCCTTTTGGCTGTTGCCGCTACGAGACGCGCTGTCGTTCGTCGTGTTCCTGGTGAGCCTGACGGGCGCCTCGGTCTCTTGGCGGGGGCGTCGATATCGTGTGGGGCCGGACGGTGTCCTGGCGCCCCTCTAAGGAAGAAGAGTTGATGCGCACGCTTTTCATGCAGGCCCCCTCCTTCGACGGCTTCGATGGCGGCGCCGGCTCCCGCTACCAGGCCAAGCGGGAGATCAAGTCGTTCTGGTACCCGACCTGGCTGGCCCAGCCGGCCGCGCTGGTCGAGAACTCCAAGCTGGTCGACGCCCCGCCGCACAAGCAGACCCTGAACGACGTCCTGCCTATGGCCAAGGACCACGACCTTCTGGTTCTGCACACCTCGGTCCCCTCCTTCGCCTCGGACGTGAAGACCATCGAGGCGATGAAGGCGGTCAACCCGAACCTCAAGGCCGGCCTGATCGGGGCCAAGGTCGCGGTCGACGCCGAGGGCAGCATGCTCAAGGCGCCGGCGGTGGACTTCGTCGCCCGCAACGAGTTCGACTTCACCATCAAGGAAGTGGCCGACGGCGTTTCCTGGTCGGACATCAAGGGCCTGAGCTATCGCAACAGCCAGGGCGTGATCGTGCACAACGACGAACGCGCGATCCTGGAGGACATGGACAGCCTGCCCTTCGTCACCCCGGTCTATAAGCGCGACCTGGTGATGGAGAACTACTTCATCGGCTATCTGAAGCACCCCTACATCTCGATCTATACCGGCCGCGGCTGCAAATCGCGCTGCACCTTCTGCCTGTGGCCGCAGACCGTGGGCGGGCACCGCTATCGCACCCGCAGCGTCGGCCACGTGATCGAAGAGATCAAATGGGCGATGAAGGCGTTCCCGCAGACCAAGGAATTCTTCTTCGACGACGACACCTTCACGGACGACCTGCCGCGCGCCGAGGCCATCGCCAAGGAGCTGGGCAAGCTGGGCGTGACCTGGTCGTGCAACGCCAAGGCCAATGTGCCGCGCGAGACCCTGAAGAAGTTGAAGGACGGCGGCCTTCGCCTGCTGCTGGTCGGCTACGAGAGCGGCAACCAGCAGATCCTGCACAACATCAAGAAGGGCATGCGGGTCGAGGTGGCCGAGAAGTTCACCAAGGACTGCCACGAGCTGGGCATCGCCATCCACGGCACCTTCATCCTGGGCCTGCCGGGCGAGACCAAGGAGACCATTCAGGAAACCATTCGCTGGGCGGCCAAGATCAACCCGCACACCATCCAGGTCTCGCTGGCCGCGCCCTATCCGGGCACCTTCCTCTACAATCAGGCGACCCAGAATGGCTGGCTGGACGCGGAGAACGCCGAACTGGTCGACGACCATGGCATCCAGATCGCGCCGCTGCACTACCCGCACCTCAGCCACGACGAGATCTTCACCTCGGTCGAGACCTTCTACAAAAGCTTCTACTTCCGCGCCGGCAAGATTGGCTCGATCGTGGGCGAAATGGTCATGAGCCCGGACATGATGAAGCGCCGCCTGCGCGAAGGGGTCGAGTTCTTCGACTTCCTGCGCGAGCGCAAGAAGGCGGCGGCTTAGTTTCCTTCTCCCCTTGCGGGAGAAGGAGGGGCCCGCGGCAAAGCCGTGGGAGGATGAGGGGTCGCACCGGCTCATGCCGCTTCGCCCCTCGTTTCACTCATGGCGGACTAATGGCCCACCCCGACAAAGCTGAGACGACATGACCGAGGGGCCGGCGCGACCCCTCATCCTCCCATTCGCTGCGCGAACGGGCCCCTCCTTCCCCCGCAAGGGGGGAAGGGTTTGATGAAACACCTCGTCATCACCTCCGACGACTTCGGCGCCTCGCTGGAGGTGAACGAGGCGGTCGAGCAGGCGCACACCCAAGGCGCCCTGACCGCCGCCAGCCTGATGGTCGCCGCCCCCGGCGCTGCGGACGCTGTGGAGCGCGCCCGCCGCCTGCCGAATCTGGGCGTCGGCCTGCATGTGGTGCTGGT is a genomic window of Phenylobacterium montanum containing:
- the hpnI gene encoding bacteriohopanetetrol glucosamine biosynthesis glycosyltransferase HpnI; this translates as MSLIAPVLGWLCLALGLVGALYALVAAEMVVRFARRPPPQPASPPVSILKPLSGSEPGLQQALDSFCGQAYAGPVQIVFGLQDPADPALEVVQRLQAAYPDLDITVVIDNAEHGANRKISNVINLARAAKHDLLVLSDSDMLVPPDYLDQVTGALAEPGVGLVTCLYRGAPRPGLWPTLAAMALSYQFLPNAALGAGFGLAEPSMGSTLALTRETLARIGGFEAFRDHLADDFEIGRAVRALSLRIARPPLILGHSSYEPSLTALMGHEIRWGRTIRLIEVAGYFGSIVTYAIPWGLIGATLLRFSPLSLALGLAILLSRLILKRRIDAATGARAGAFWLLPLRDALSFVVFLVSLTGASVSWRGRRYRVGPDGVLAPL
- the hpnJ gene encoding hopanoid biosynthesis associated radical SAM protein HpnJ, whose protein sequence is MRTLFMQAPSFDGFDGGAGSRYQAKREIKSFWYPTWLAQPAALVENSKLVDAPPHKQTLNDVLPMAKDHDLLVLHTSVPSFASDVKTIEAMKAVNPNLKAGLIGAKVAVDAEGSMLKAPAVDFVARNEFDFTIKEVADGVSWSDIKGLSYRNSQGVIVHNDERAILEDMDSLPFVTPVYKRDLVMENYFIGYLKHPYISIYTGRGCKSRCTFCLWPQTVGGHRYRTRSVGHVIEEIKWAMKAFPQTKEFFFDDDTFTDDLPRAEAIAKELGKLGVTWSCNAKANVPRETLKKLKDGGLRLLLVGYESGNQQILHNIKKGMRVEVAEKFTKDCHELGIAIHGTFILGLPGETKETIQETIRWAAKINPHTIQVSLAAPYPGTFLYNQATQNGWLDAENAELVDDHGIQIAPLHYPHLSHDEIFTSVETFYKSFYFRAGKIGSIVGEMVMSPDMMKRRLREGVEFFDFLRERKKAAA